The DNA sequence GCAAAAGCCCAATCTTTGGGCATCCCTGTCTGGACAGAAGAAGATATGGTGAAAAACTTGGAAAGAAGTGACAGCAGTGAATAAAGCGAAAAGCGTCATCCTTATGACTGTCTCCGGAGCAGCGATGTTCCTGTTGGCCAGTTGCGGACAGCTATCAGAGACGCAAACGACGGAGAACACAACCAATACCGGTCCCGAGAAAGTGACTGTCCAAACGACACAGAATCAGTTGTCGACCGATTATTACCCGGCCTTGATTGTGGACGGCAAGTACCAATTCAGCCAGAATCGCGGTGTCAGCCTCTCGCTGAACTCGACAGCCAACATCAAAGACTTTGAGGCGGAGTTGTTGGATGTAGCAAAAAATGTTTTCCCTACTGACCAATACTTTTTTCAAGAAGGCCAAGTCATCGATTATGATACGACGAGGTTATGGCTAGGGCGCTACAGCGACTCCAATCCGGACGGGTTGAATCCGACCGATAACGGCAGCACCGATGCGGCAACCAGAGAGCCGATCTATCTGGAGCAGATTTTGGAACAGGATTATATGATCCAGAATGAGAATGGCTTTGAGTTGGCTGGAATGGCCATCGGATTGGCGATGAATTCGGTCGACTATTACAAAGTGAATGATGTGCCGATGGAACAAGCTATTTCCCGCGATAAACTGGAAGAACAGGCAAAAGCCTATGCAAATACGATCATTACCCGTTTGCGCCAGACAGAGGGATTGGAAAGCATTCCGATCGTCATCGGCATATATGAGCAATCAGCACAGGACAGCCCGGTCGGCGGCTCTTATCTGTTCGAAGGCGTCTCCACGGAAGGGACTGCGATCGGTGAATGGATCACCCGCAATGAAAGCAAAGTGGTTTTCCCGTTGCAAAGCGGAACGCAGACGGAAGAGTCTTCCAACTTTGACAATTTCAAGAATGAAGTACAGGATTTCTTCCCGAACCTGAACGGAATCGTCGGTGAAGGCAAGTACGTCGATGGACAACTGATGTCGCTCGAAATCGACATCACAACGCAGTTCTATGGGGAAACGGAAATCATCGCCTTCACCCAACACGTAACCGATGCAGCAGGACGGTTCCTGCCCCAAAACATTCCCGTTGAGATCACGATTGAATCGATCAACGGCATCGAATCGTTCCTGACAAGAGAAAACGACAGCCAGGGCTTCAGTTACCATATCTTCGATTAGGTAACGGTTTCCTCAATAAAGGGCTGGAAACGTGAGAAAACTCCCACAAACCGATGATTTTTATGCTAAAATGAACAGGTATGTAAAAAAACGAAACCTACACAAAACGACAGAAAGAAGGGTATTACATGGCAATCACTGAAGAGCAAGTGCGTCACGTAGCAAAACTGGCCAAGCTGGAATTCGCTCCAAATGAAATCAAACATTTTACAGAACAATTGGGCGACATCATCGACATGGTGGAACAATTGGAAGCAGTCGATACAACGGATGTACCCGTGACTTCTCATGGCTATGCATTGAAGAATGTCATGCGTGAAGATGTAGCGGAACCAGGAATGGATCGCGACCTCTTATTCAAAAACGTCAAGACAGCCGAAGACGGCATGATCCAAGTGCCCGCAATTTTAGATAACGAGGTGGAAGGCGCATGAGTATTTTCAACGAAACGCTAACGAGCCTGCACGAAGGCTTAGTCAACAAAGAATTCTCATCCGTGGAACTGACACAAGCAGCCTTCAAACGCATCGCTGAAACAGACGGAAAAGTGGAAGCATTCTTGGCTTTGAACGAAGAAGGCGCCTTGAAACAAGCGCAAGCAGCTGACGAAAAAGGCTACGAAGACGGCAATGTCCTGAACGGTATTCCTTTAGGGATCAAAGACAACATTGTCACAGAAGGCGTGACAACGACAGCAGCGAGCCGTATGTTGGGTGATTTCATGCCGATCTACGATGCAACAGTCGTCACCAAATTGAAGGAAGCTGGCGCTGTCAACGTCGGAAAACTGAACATGGACGAATTTGCCATGGGCGGAAGCACGGAAAACTCCTACTACAAAAAAACCAAAAATGCTTGGGACCTGACAAAAGTTCCCGGCGGTTCATCCGGTGGCTCCGCTGCTGCGGTTGCCAGCGGTGAAGTTGTCGCTTCATTAGGTTCCGACACAGGTGGAAGTATTCGCCAACCTGCTGCTTTCAATGGTATCGTCGGCATGAAACCGACATACGGACGCGTATCCCGTTACGGTTTGATCGCTTTTGCGTCCAGCCTTGACCAAATCGGTCCGATGACGCGCAACGTAACCGACAACGCCTTGTTGTTGGAAGCAATCAGCGGCTATGATAAGAGAGACTCCACGAGCTTAAATATGGAAGTGCCGAAATTCAGCGCGAACCTGAACGGAAAAGTTGCGGGCATGAAAATCGCATTGCCTAAAGAATATTTCCAAGATGGCGTATCCGCTGAAATCCAAGAGGCTGTCAGAAAAGCAGCTGCTCAATTCGAAGAAATGGGCGCTACCGTAGAAGAAGTCAGCATGCCGACTTTGGCTTATGGAATCCCGGCTTACTACATCATCGCTTCATCAGAAGCTTCATCCAACCTGCAACGTTTTGACGGAGTGCGTTACGGCTACCGTGCAGAAAATGTGAATTCGTTGGAAGAATTGTACATCAAGAGCCGTTCCGAAGGTTTCGGGATGGAAGTGAAACGCCGCATCATGTTGGGATCCTTCTCATTGAGTGCCGGTTTCTATGATGCTTACTTCAAAAAGGCTGGTCAGGTCCGCACGCTGATCAAACGCGATTTTGCGAACATCTTCGCAGGCTACGATCTGATTCTGGGACCTACCACTACAACGACTGCTTTCGGAATCGGCGAAAAGAACGACGATCCATTGGCTATGTACATGGACGACTTGTTGACCGTAACGATCAACTTGGCTGGCGTTCCGGCCATTTCCGTTCCTGGCGGCTTCGCGGCTGACGGCATGCCGATCGGTATCCAATTGATCGGTAACTATTTCGAAGAAGCAAAAATCTATCAAGCCGCGTTTGCGTTGGAACAAGCAAACGACTATCTTGACCAACACCCAAACCTGTAGGAGGAAAACATCATGAATTATGAAACAGTCATCGGACTGGAAGTCCATGTGGAATTGAAAACTGAATCAAAAATGTTCTCCCCATCTCCAGCACACTTTGGGGCAGAACCGAACACAAACACAAACGTCATCGACTGGGGTTACCCGGGCGTCTTGCCTGTCATCAACAAGGGCGCAGTCGAATTCTGCATGAAGGCCGCTTTGGCTTTGAACTGTGAAATCTCTACTGAAACGCACTTCGACCGCAAAAACTACTTCTATCCGGACAATCCGAAAGCGTACCAAATTTCGCAATTGGATAACCCGATCGGCCATGACGGCTGGGTTGAAATCGAAGTGGAAGGCGTTAAGAAAAAGATCCGCATCGAGCGCGTCCATCTTGAAGAAGATGCCGGCAAAAATATGCACGGATCGGACGGCTATTCCTATGTCGATTTGAACCGTCAAGGAACGCCATTGATCGAAATCGTATCGGAAGCGGATATGCGCTCTCCTGAAGAAGCTTATGCTTACCTGGATGCCGTCCGCCAAATCATCATGTACACAGACGTATCCGATGTGAAGATGGAAGAAGGCTCCATGCGTTGCGATGCCAACATCTCCATCCGCCCATTCGGCCAAAAAAAATTCGGAACGAAGACAGAATTGAAGAACTTGAACTCCTTCAACTTCGTCCGCAGAGGCTTGGCTCATGAAGAAAAACGCCAAGCGCAAGTATTGAATGCTGGCGGGGTCATCCAACAAGAAACACGCCGTTTCGATGAAACAAATGGCGAAACGATCCTGATGCGCGTCAAAGAAGGCGAAAGTGATTACCGTTACTTCCCGGAACCGGACCTGCCAGGCTTAACCATTTCCCAAGAATGGATAGACCGCGTAAAAGCAAGTATTCCGGAAATGCCAGCAAAACGCCGCGCAAGATACATTTCGGAATACGAGCTGCCTGAGTACGATGCAATGGTATTGACCCTTTCGAAAGAAATGTCTGACTTCTTCGAAGGCGCTATCGCTGCCGGTGCCGATGCCAAATTGGCTTCCAACTGGTTGATGGGCGAAGTTTCCGCTTATCTGAACAGCGAAAAAGTGGAACTGGCTGACACAAAACTGACGCCAGCTAACCTTGCCGGCATGATCACATTGATCGAAGACGGCACCATCAGCACGAAGATCGCCAAGAAAGTCTTCCGCCTGTTGGCAACAAAAGGCGGCGACGCCAAATCCGTCGTTGAAGCAGAAGGCCTGATCCAAATGAGCGATCCAGCCCAATTGTTGCCGATCATCAACGCCGTTTTGGATAACAGCCAACAATCCGTTGACGACTTCAAAGCCGGAAAAGACCGCGCCAAAGGCTTCCTAGTAGGCCAAATCATGAAACAAACCAAAGGCCAAGCCAACCCAGGCATGGTCAACCAACTACTCGCGCAGGAGTTAGAAAAAAGATAGGATACGATGAATTGCGGGTAGGGGGCGAGTACTAACGAGATTTAGGAACAACCAGCCCGGGTTTGGCTGGATGGGCCTAAATAGCGTTAGACGGAACCCCCTGCAATTCAGAGTTCGACTAATAGGATGTGATGATTCGCGGGTAGAGTTCGAGCACTAAGAGGACAACCACAAAGCGGACGTTTTTTGTCCGCGTGTGGTTGTCAACTTAGGCGGAGAACTCTGCGAATCAGAACTCAACTAAGATAGAGCGAGATGCAAAGCGTTTGCGTTACACACATTCCAGCCAACTTCCTTCCGGAGGTTGGCTTTTTTTCACTCACAATCAAAATGAAGCTCGCCGGGAAATAGGCAAGAAATATGCTTCGAATTCTCGGCGAGACAGCGTTCACCGATAAATCAACAAGAAAAATGCCCAGTATTCCCGATGAGGCCATCCTCACCGGGAAATCGACATGCAAAATACCCGCAATTCCCGATGAAGCCAGTCTCGCCGGGAATACGATCCTTTGTATCTGCTTAATCCTCTGCGAAAAGTTCCCGGTTCTGCGCAAAACACAATATAAGCTTTTTTATGAATAAATTAATTCTCAAAAATATCGCAACAAATCTATTTTTTTTCAGTTCAGTAATTAGTATTCTTATGATTTTGGTGATATAATCATTAATTGAGTGGTTTGACAAAGGAAAGATGATTTGTGACCTATATAACAGATGAGCCTAGAAAGATGAGGAAAAGAATGAGAGCAAGAGTAATTTACAATCCTACTTCCGGAAGAGAAATGCTGAAAAAAAGCATGATTGACATCCTTCAAATATTGGAAGAAGCAGGCTATGAGGCCAGTGCTTATGCCACGACGCCAGAACCCCTTTCCGCTACCAAAGAAGCGGAACGTGCAGCTTTGGCCGGATTCGACCTGATTGTTGCAGCAGGCGGAGACGGAACCGTAAACGAAGTCGTCAACGGCATCGCAGGATTGGACCACAGACCGACAGTCGGCATCATACCTGCAGGGACCACAAATGACTATGCCCGTGCTTTGAAGATTCCGCGCTCGAATCTATTGGATGCAGCCCGCATCATCGCTGACGGAAATGTCATCCCGATGGACATCGGTCAATCCAATGGCACTTATTTCATTAACATCGCAGCAGGCGGCTATCTGACGGACCTAACTTACGACGTGCCTGCAAAACTGAAGACCATTTTCGGCTACCTTGCCTATCTGGTGAAAGGCGCCGAAAAAATCCCGCAGCTCAAACCGATGCACATGCGCATCGAGTATGAAGACGGCGTCTACGACGGCATGGCTTCCATGTTCTTCGTGGCCTTGACCAACTCGGTAGGCGGCTTTGAGACGATCGATCCGAACATCGTTTTGGGGGATGGCAAGTTCACGCTGTTTGTCGTGAAGACAGCGAACATCTTCGAAATTCTGCAACTGTTGGCCCAAGTGTTGAACGGGGGCAGACATCTCGAAAATTCGAACGTCCTCTATACACATACTAGCTTTGTGAAAGCAGAATCCATGGATGGTTCGCGTTTGATGATCAACTTGGATGGGGAGTACGGTGGTGATGCACCGACTACATTCACGAACCACCAGCAGCACATCAAAATCATCGGCAACACTTCCGATTACGCTGATCCAATCGAAGAAGTCGATGAAGGCATTCTGGAAGGCGCCGGCACAGGCTTCATGAAGGAAGTTGAAACCCTGCACCCGGATGAAGTGAACGACAAACGTTTGCCTTACGACGGCAAGAACTAACAAATGAAAATAGAAAGAATGCCCGGTCTCTCGGTGTTACGACGAGAGCTATCGGGCATTTTTTGATATACTGGAAAAAAGAAGCATTTATGCAAAAGGGGACCTGCCGTATGCCGAAAAAACAGAAGAAATTTTTGTCCATATTATTTTTGAGTGGACTGCTGATGCTGCTTGTGGCCTGCGGGAAATCGGGAAATTCTCCGATAGTGGCCATCGCAAATGAATCGGAATACGAAGAAGTGGTTGCGCAGGATGTGGCCTATCTCTATTTTGGCTTCGACGATTGCCCCTACTGCAAGGAATTCCGTCCGATACTGGAAGAGGAATTGACGGAAACCGGGCAGATCGCTTATTATTACAATACGAAAAAGCGCGTCAATGATGCCAACTATGATGAGGTGCTGGATACCTACGGAGTCGAGTTTGTTCCGCTCTTGATCAGGCTGGAGGATGGGAAAGCGGTCGGGTCCGTCAATCTGGACACCGTTGCAGACCTGCCGGCATTATTGGCGGCAGAATAACAGGCGAGAATGTCCGAGGTTGTCCGATAACCACAAATAATCGGACAACCGAGAAGCAAGAATACCCTAGGATGTCCAATAACTATGAAGAATCGGACATCCGGCAAGCGAGACCGCCCGAGCTTGTCCGATAACGGCAAAGAATCGGACACCCGGCAAGCGATTCCGCCCGAACTTGTCCGATAACCATAAAGAATGGGCCGCCCCGAAAAAAATGGAGCAGCCCATTCGCATTATTTCCACACTAATTGCCAAGTAACACCGAATTGATCGGTGACCCAAGCTACCGCGCGCAATTCGCCGACTGCTTCAGGTCCCATCATCACAACGCCATCTGCGGATAAGGAATCAAAGTAGTTATCGAAGCTGGCTTCATCTTCGCAGTCCACGTAGAGGGAAACAGCCCAAGTCATATCCGGCAAAAAATCCTCCTCCATGTCCATCGCCATGAAATCCTGTCCGTTCAGCACAAACTGCTCATTGATTACGCGGCCGCCTTCCCCGTGTTCGTCCTCATCGATCTTGGTGAGGGAGGTCACGCTGGAATTTGGAAAAATGGAAACATAAAAGTGCATCGCTTCTTCTGCAGTTCCCGGTAACGTCAAAAAGGGAACAATCCGTTGTCCGCTCATTTTGTCATCCTCGCTTTCTTCCTGTACCCATCAGTAACTGGTCTATATACTTCCATTATACTGAATAAGGTTGGAACTTCCTATCGATAAGATGCGCCGCATCAGGCGATATTATGAGAATGTACTTATTTTTTCCAAACAAATGGGCTTGT is a window from the Trichococcus shcherbakoviae genome containing:
- a CDS encoding diacylglycerol kinase, which encodes MRARVIYNPTSGREMLKKSMIDILQILEEAGYEASAYATTPEPLSATKEAERAALAGFDLIVAAGGDGTVNEVVNGIAGLDHRPTVGIIPAGTTNDYARALKIPRSNLLDAARIIADGNVIPMDIGQSNGTYFINIAAGGYLTDLTYDVPAKLKTIFGYLAYLVKGAEKIPQLKPMHMRIEYEDGVYDGMASMFFVALTNSVGGFETIDPNIVLGDGKFTLFVVKTANIFEILQLLAQVLNGGRHLENSNVLYTHTSFVKAESMDGSRLMINLDGEYGGDAPTTFTNHQQHIKIIGNTSDYADPIEEVDEGILEGAGTGFMKEVETLHPDEVNDKRLPYDGKN
- the gatB gene encoding Asp-tRNA(Asn)/Glu-tRNA(Gln) amidotransferase subunit GatB; its protein translation is MNYETVIGLEVHVELKTESKMFSPSPAHFGAEPNTNTNVIDWGYPGVLPVINKGAVEFCMKAALALNCEISTETHFDRKNYFYPDNPKAYQISQLDNPIGHDGWVEIEVEGVKKKIRIERVHLEEDAGKNMHGSDGYSYVDLNRQGTPLIEIVSEADMRSPEEAYAYLDAVRQIIMYTDVSDVKMEEGSMRCDANISIRPFGQKKFGTKTELKNLNSFNFVRRGLAHEEKRQAQVLNAGGVIQQETRRFDETNGETILMRVKEGESDYRYFPEPDLPGLTISQEWIDRVKASIPEMPAKRRARYISEYELPEYDAMVLTLSKEMSDFFEGAIAAGADAKLASNWLMGEVSAYLNSEKVELADTKLTPANLAGMITLIEDGTISTKIAKKVFRLLATKGGDAKSVVEAEGLIQMSDPAQLLPIINAVLDNSQQSVDDFKAGKDRAKGFLVGQIMKQTKGQANPGMVNQLLAQELEKR
- the gatC gene encoding Asp-tRNA(Asn)/Glu-tRNA(Gln) amidotransferase subunit GatC, whose protein sequence is MAITEEQVRHVAKLAKLEFAPNEIKHFTEQLGDIIDMVEQLEAVDTTDVPVTSHGYALKNVMREDVAEPGMDRDLLFKNVKTAEDGMIQVPAILDNEVEGA
- a CDS encoding CamS family sex pheromone protein, which encodes MNKAKSVILMTVSGAAMFLLASCGQLSETQTTENTTNTGPEKVTVQTTQNQLSTDYYPALIVDGKYQFSQNRGVSLSLNSTANIKDFEAELLDVAKNVFPTDQYFFQEGQVIDYDTTRLWLGRYSDSNPDGLNPTDNGSTDAATREPIYLEQILEQDYMIQNENGFELAGMAIGLAMNSVDYYKVNDVPMEQAISRDKLEEQAKAYANTIITRLRQTEGLESIPIVIGIYEQSAQDSPVGGSYLFEGVSTEGTAIGEWITRNESKVVFPLQSGTQTEESSNFDNFKNEVQDFFPNLNGIVGEGKYVDGQLMSLEIDITTQFYGETEIIAFTQHVTDAAGRFLPQNIPVEITIESINGIESFLTRENDSQGFSYHIFD
- a CDS encoding VOC family protein, yielding MSGQRIVPFLTLPGTAEEAMHFYVSIFPNSSVTSLTKIDEDEHGEGGRVINEQFVLNGQDFMAMDMEEDFLPDMTWAVSLYVDCEDEASFDNYFDSLSADGVVMMGPEAVGELRAVAWVTDQFGVTWQLVWK
- a CDS encoding thioredoxin family protein, which translates into the protein MPKKQKKFLSILFLSGLLMLLVACGKSGNSPIVAIANESEYEEVVAQDVAYLYFGFDDCPYCKEFRPILEEELTETGQIAYYYNTKKRVNDANYDEVLDTYGVEFVPLLIRLEDGKAVGSVNLDTVADLPALLAAE
- the gatA gene encoding Asp-tRNA(Asn)/Glu-tRNA(Gln) amidotransferase subunit GatA; this encodes MSIFNETLTSLHEGLVNKEFSSVELTQAAFKRIAETDGKVEAFLALNEEGALKQAQAADEKGYEDGNVLNGIPLGIKDNIVTEGVTTTAASRMLGDFMPIYDATVVTKLKEAGAVNVGKLNMDEFAMGGSTENSYYKKTKNAWDLTKVPGGSSGGSAAAVASGEVVASLGSDTGGSIRQPAAFNGIVGMKPTYGRVSRYGLIAFASSLDQIGPMTRNVTDNALLLEAISGYDKRDSTSLNMEVPKFSANLNGKVAGMKIALPKEYFQDGVSAEIQEAVRKAAAQFEEMGATVEEVSMPTLAYGIPAYYIIASSEASSNLQRFDGVRYGYRAENVNSLEELYIKSRSEGFGMEVKRRIMLGSFSLSAGFYDAYFKKAGQVRTLIKRDFANIFAGYDLILGPTTTTTAFGIGEKNDDPLAMYMDDLLTVTINLAGVPAISVPGGFAADGMPIGIQLIGNYFEEAKIYQAAFALEQANDYLDQHPNL